The nucleotide window AGGAATATCTATAACGTAATATTTCCTTACTTTGATGTTTCACTATATATATTGAACTCCCGAATTACCATTACTATTATCCGTTACTAGAGTACTATATAATTAATGAAAAGAAGATGAAACGTTGAATTTGGTgagaatatataatttgattggaCAATTAAATTTTGTTCTGCCTTCTGAACAAGAAATTTTAACCACAGGATATACTACTAGTAAACAATATTCGAGCAAtttaatttgttctttttttaaaaaaaaaagtttttatatgGTTTAAATGATCCCTCTATGTTTTCTGAGTCAAGCCTATCGCATAGGGCTTACCTAATGCGGTTTATGTATATTTTGCAAGGTATTACACAATGAGGGTTTATCCAGTGTGCACAAAATGTTCATCATAGAGTGCTCCCCAAGGGCAGAAGTTGTGGCAAAAGTTATAACGATTGCGGGTTATCTTgcagttcaaataaataaattatatatatatactcgttttgttcacttttacttatccactatttcaaaaatagattattacttttacttgtcacttttaacatatcaattaaaaataattattcttttaCATGTTTTATCTTAGTATTAATTAGTtccaaattatttttacttaatatttatagaaataatgtgataaaataattatatcattattattatttttactgatGATGTCAAATTTAAATATGACAAAGCGCAGCCAGACTCTTCAAAATAAGATTTCCAATTCCtcgaaaaaaaattgtagttccTTGTTTCATTAATTAATCTCTACTCAGGACCACTCTGTAATGGGTAAACTTCTACAAAGACGCCAGCCACCATCTCTAATATtcgtataataataatatcgtGAGTTCATTTTTGGCCCCATTTCAAAATCCATCAAATGTTGTCCGGCGGCTAAACTAGCacattaaaatatttcataggTTATATATTAGCATGATTTTAGTTTATGCTCTTcatgcttttttttttgggacaCTTAAAAGAaagtgtatatatttttgtatcataatatttcataagttATATATTAGTATGATTTTAGTTTCTAAAAAACTTATGCCCTGTGACATAAATTCAATTGCTAAAGAgcaaaatattgataaaaaattagTCCATTTGAAAAACATAGTACAATTTTGAAGTTTTTGCATGAATTACCCTATTTTGAGGTGATCTTTAACTTCAATCCTGCGTTGTTCTATTTGGAGATTTTTGAGCCTATATATCTCCCCTTTTAACTATTTAGTCGAACGTCAATATAAATATCGAAGACCggataaaaaaaatctatttcttCATCAATATACAATATAAGGGATATATACCCTGGTGCACATAACCTGGGTGAttggattaaaaaaataaaaataatatatatatatatacccgAAGTACCAACAGGAAGATTTAAAACAAGAATAtcataataacaaaataaaccaGCAAAACCCTCATACATAAACTGATTAATCAACTAAGATAACAGATAGCACTggattttattttccttaattaaCAATCAAAGCTTTATTCATCCATGATCGACTTgatcatgaaattaattaaactcaTAATTACACATCAGTTGGAAGCTCCAACTTGGAATCAAAGGCCGGTTGTTGATCTTCAAGATCACCGTATGGACGTCGTCCTATATAATTACCCGGTGGATCATAATTGCACGTTATAAAAACCCACCCACTGTTGCATCGAACCCTTGCACAACCAAGACGTACTGAATCACGCCAGACTACCTGAGTATAATGTCCACATACTTTTCCTGGTGCACAAGTATTCGAATTATAATCGTACCATTGCTTCTCATCGTCCCACATCTTCACGGCACCAGCCGCATTGAGCTGGGGAAAAGCCGCGGCTAGGTTTTCGCCGTAAGGGCCATCAGAGTGGATCATCCCACAGTCACCAATTCTCTGATTGGCATAATTTTGGGCATATTCTGCTAGTCCATAGTCCCATGTCATAGGGCCGACTCCAACTTGTCTACGAGCTGCATTGTGAGCGTTAAGAAAATTCTCTCTAGGAGTTTGAGCTTGTGATGAATGAAATATTATAGCAAAGGTAATGAAACAAACAACTAAAATGGAGTATTtcattttggattttgatgagAAAAAGGCATAGTATGGATGGGTTTTAATAGGGAGTTAAAAAGTTTGCaagttgtaaaaaaaaatgaattgaatgATTAGTTATTAATTAGCATAATTTTTAAGCCATATTTGAAAAACATACAATGTTATAGTTACTATATTAAAGAAATGTTCGATCTATCATGCAACTATTCGTTTAAGCAAAAGCCGccattaaaaaaacaatattattgATGAACACTATTATAATTATCATGATCATTATATTTGaacagttatatatatatatatatatatatatataaaagatgacCGTCCATCGGTATATTTTAACGTattataaaagatatttttggtattattctataaataatttactaatccCACTTTTATGGAGTGATCCTCTAGCGATAAGTatgtaagaattattttttacacaatatcatgttacttatatttatatatatatatatatataagatgaCCGTCCATCAGTATATTTTAACGTattataaaagatatttttgatataattctataaataatttactaatccCACTTTTATGGAGTGATCCTCCAGCGATAAGTATGTAAGAATTGTTTTTTACACAATATCATGTTACTTATATCATATCTACAAGTAAGATTctaatttgtaattttaaaaataaaataaattatatgctatattatgtaaaaataacTTGATAATATAAAAGTAGATAGCGGtataatattattacttattaaaAGAAGATGAAACGTAGAACTTGGTGAGAGTATATCACTCTTAAGGAGTGTTTTCTactcaattaattttatagttgattagataattaaattttcCTATGCCTTGTCAATACGAATTTTTAACCATAGATAATACTACTAAACAAATATCGAGTAATTTAAtttgttcttttataaaaaataaagttttaatattGTTTAAACTGATGCCGATATAcattctcttattatataagagagANaaaatggcccatttacaacgatattaaatagttctgtggggtgataggacactttaaaagttaaggtgtctttatgcAAATACGGGACAACTTTGATTGtgtctttatgtcttttctcatatatatatataaaagatgacCGACCATCGGTATATTTTAACGTattataaaagatatttttgatattattctataaataatttactaatccCACTTTTATGGATTGATCCTCAAGCGATAAGTatgtaagaattattttttacacaatatcatgttacttatatatatatatgtgcggaagcttacaattgcaaataatatgattgataaattagacgacacataaaactatactaaaagacataatattattatatgataggcccacataattaaaaactaataaaaacataaaaaactgtagagagaaaatctccccataaacaaaactctctaaATGTCTACATTGTGGATACTATTGTGTCATGCTATGAGAATagagatcttcaatttatagatctccaaactattcttctaaggaaagaataaaccaaatatggaagaaaattacattttcctttcagaaaaagttcaagcatttatggtaatactttaatttttctttaaggaaaaaataaatttcaaataagataagaaaatcagggcaaaaccctaacaagaTGACCGTCCATCACTATATTTTAACGTattataaaagatatttttggttttattctataaataatttactaatccCACTTTTATGGAGTGATCCTCTAGCGATAAGTatgtaagaattattttttacacaatatcaTGTTACTTATATCATATCTACAAGTAAGATTctaatttgtaattttaaaaataaaataaattatatgctATATTATGTAAAAAGAACTTGATAATAAAAAAGTAGATAGCGGtataatattattacttattaaaAGAAGATGAAACGTAGAACTTGGTGAGAGTATATCACTCTTAAGGAGTGTTTTCTactcaattaattttatagttgattagataattaaattttgtaaaaattaggcaaatgacatagtataagaaagaaattacttcattTCCCTATTCTTtcattaattatcaaaaatccctttttttagtgtttttcggatacataatatagcagtgtggatacttaatatagcagcgcggatactttaattaataacgggcggatgcttaaattattaagttgttggtagcacggatacttaattaacgggcggatgcataatatagctgcgcggatacttaattaataacgggcggatacttaaattattaagttgttagcagcacggatacttaattaacgggcgaatgcataatatagcagcgcggatactttaattaataacgggcggatacttaaactaataaagtatccggttaagttgaattgggggaaaataagggatttttgtattttagtaaaagagtagggaaatattgagaataggtaaagaagtgttgtgtatttaagtaatttttccttaaattttccTATGCCTTGTCAATACgaatttttaaggaaaaattacttaaatacacaacacttctttacctattctcaatatttcgctactcttttactaaaataaaaaaatcccttattttcccccaattcaacttaaccggatactttattagtttaagtattcgcccgttattaattaaagtatccgcgctactatattatgcatccgcccgttaattaagtatccgtgctgctaacaacttaataatttaagtatccgcccgttattaattaaagtatccgcgctggtatattaagtatccacactgctatattatgtatccgaaaaacactaaaaaaaggaatttttggtaattaatgaaagagtagggaaaggaagtaatttcttttttatactatgtcatttgcctaatttttacaatttttaacCATAGATAATACTACTAAACAAATATCGAGTAATTTAAtttgttcttttataaaaaataaagttttaatattGTTTAAACTGATGCCGATATAcattctcttattatataagagagAGTTTGAGGTTGAAGCAGGTATGTCTTTGTCGACGTATCTGCTTCAGCAATATTTATAGAAagactttaaaattttattttcaaaaactgTTTCCTtttattctactttaatttaattagtgtatactttttttaaaaattgtggaACCCactttagctatgacttttagttttaaattcatatcctttaattatagttttattatttcaaatattaataatctttatgtaaaatttgtaattactttgagtaaaaaatcaacagtcgataaaaaaaaatactttaattatggAAATCTCAATAGTCCTATTTACATTAGATTTGCGTGAAAAGAGaatgaataaattataatttattttagagtaaaaatttaaaatcatttaatcaATACAACTTAAAATTTGTCAATATTAACAATATTTATTAGATATTATCTTAcagataattttatattatttaattaacactacttaaaaataaatttgtaaataaataCTGGGCCTGTGTGGATGTTTCATAACTAATACTATATAGTTAAGCGCAGCCAACCtccttaaaataaattttcgaTGCAACTGGTGTTTCAGAAATAGGAAAGCCGCCATTAAATTAATACTTATAAGACTTTGAGCGTACCATTAGGATCTAATACCTTTAggatgtttaattaattaatttcaaccAATGACCACTCTgtattgggtcaacttcaaaacaTATCCACTATCTCAATAACGAACGATTTAAATAACAAAGTTATCACTGCATCGCGTAATATAGTCATGTACTATTAGTTTATTACTATCTgttaaaaaatgacaaaagtctcacattgatgAGTTAGGTCTAAGGCCTAATTTAATATGGTATCAAAAATGGTCACACATCAGATGTTAAGCACTTGCGTGAGGTgaggtgttaaagaatgacaaaagtctcacattggtgATTAATGAGATGtatggactccttataaggcttgggtcATCCTCCTctctttgagctagcttttggggtgtaaGTTAGGTCTATGGCCTAATTTAACACTAGCGATATGACTAAAATGTGATTACTTGAATCAATGGGATTGTGATGTAAATCTTTTGGAGGATTTTTGcgatttgtttatttaattaaaacccAAAACGTAGGTATCAATTAGAAAAAATAGGAACTAGATTAGGAtaccttttatttttcatataaataaaatattgttctttttaataaatattttgaagtatagctattttcaataaataagttaaaattttgaCTAATTCCACAATTTTTCCGTTTATAATCCAAATTATGAAAGAGGAATATTAGCCAGGGCCCATATTTCAACCAGCCCAAAATGAGCCCAAGGATATCGTTATAAGCCCACAACAAGGTCTGGAAGTTGGTGGCCCACTCTCACCATTAAAATGGAGGAACAACACGGTTGCTGCCTATGCTCGTGACTACAGGTCACTAGGGCTGAAAAAATTAACTCATAAAAGTATGACATATTCGAGTTTGGGGCGAGTTAATTTATGTAAGTCAATTTATTTTGATTCGTCTAATTCAGCTCATTTAAAAGTTGCACTGATGTAGGTTAAATATGTAAACCAAATTAACCCATGCAAAAccttatcaaattatttttaagaaaacttttttttttgtttgatatggTATATTAGGTAATCAAACAGATaatcaaaaaattttaaaaactaaaacttGTTAAGAGTTAATCTATTGGATTATAACCTATTGCTTAGCGTATGTTGATCTAACTCATCTAAGCAC belongs to Solanum stenotomum isolate F172 chromosome 1, ASM1918654v1, whole genome shotgun sequence and includes:
- the LOC125877420 gene encoding pathogenesis-related protein 1A1, which produces MKYSILVVCFITFAIIFHSSQAQTPRENFLNAHNAARRQVGVGPMTWDYGLAEYAQNYANQRIGDCGMIHSDGPYGENLAAAFPQLNAAGAVKMWDDEKQWYDYNSNTCAPGKVCGHYTQVVWRDSVRLGCARVRCNSGWVFITCNYDPPGNYIGRRPYGDLEDQQPAFDSKLELPTDV